The following proteins come from a genomic window of Halomarina ordinaria:
- a CDS encoding Lrp/AsnC family transcriptional regulator yields MDTQREVLDLLCENARVETADIARQLGVAEEEVAAAVDALEADGSVRGYQAVVDWEAVGEERVRAFVECNVTLDRETGYDDIAGRLVKFDEVRTLRLVSGDYDFALTVEGESMSAVSRFVSEQVAPVPEVTQTVTHFIMESYKEAGIEFGDGHDDDRLSVTP; encoded by the coding sequence ATGGACACGCAGCGCGAGGTCCTCGACCTGCTGTGCGAGAACGCCCGAGTCGAAACCGCCGACATCGCACGCCAGCTCGGCGTCGCGGAGGAGGAGGTAGCCGCGGCGGTCGACGCGCTGGAGGCGGACGGCTCCGTCCGCGGCTACCAGGCCGTCGTCGACTGGGAGGCGGTGGGCGAGGAGCGCGTGCGCGCGTTCGTCGAGTGCAACGTCACGCTCGACCGCGAGACGGGCTACGACGACATCGCGGGACGACTCGTGAAGTTCGACGAGGTGCGCACCCTCCGACTGGTCAGCGGGGACTACGACTTCGCGCTGACCGTCGAGGGCGAGTCGATGTCGGCGGTGTCGCGCTTCGTGAGCGAACAGGTCGCGCCCGTCCCGGAGGTCACCCAGACGGTGACGCACTTCATCATGGAGAGCTACAAGGAGGCCGGCATCGAGTTCGGTG